Proteins encoded within one genomic window of Salipaludibacillus agaradhaerens:
- a CDS encoding FecCD family ABC transporter permease: MSTKNNKSEQDTENNTPYRSKPFTAITVLLGGTIVLVLGLILSITFGAANINMKTVWTGVFQFDPELTSHQIIQELRLPRALAAALVGAFLAVSGAIMQGMTRNPLASPSIMGVTAGSAFMIAIAFAFFPGTSYVGLMMWSFVGAGLGAGLVFMIGSLSKSGLTPVKLALAGAAVTALLQSISSAIAIHFHVAQDITFWYAGGVAGARWFSVQLMIPVAIVGITLAIIISRSITVLSLGEDVAKGLGQRTRYVKIIGTVVVLLLTGAAVSVAGTVGFIGLVIPHITRFLVGVDYRWIIPCAAVLGAVLLVLADLGARMVNPPYETPVGAITALIGVPFFLYLARREGRGL, encoded by the coding sequence ATGTCCACGAAAAATAACAAATCTGAACAGGATACTGAAAATAATACACCTTATCGCTCAAAGCCTTTCACCGCAATAACTGTTTTATTAGGAGGAACAATTGTATTAGTACTGGGATTAATATTATCTATTACATTCGGTGCCGCTAATATTAACATGAAGACGGTTTGGACAGGTGTTTTTCAGTTTGACCCTGAGCTTACCTCTCATCAAATAATACAAGAGTTAAGATTGCCAAGGGCGTTAGCCGCAGCTTTGGTGGGGGCTTTTTTAGCTGTTTCAGGAGCTATTATGCAAGGGATGACACGAAATCCCTTAGCTTCTCCATCCATTATGGGTGTGACGGCAGGATCAGCCTTTATGATTGCTATCGCCTTTGCCTTTTTCCCAGGAACGTCTTATGTTGGTTTAATGATGTGGTCGTTTGTAGGGGCGGGTTTAGGCGCGGGACTTGTTTTTATGATAGGAAGTTTATCGAAAAGTGGTTTGACACCTGTTAAGCTTGCACTTGCTGGGGCAGCGGTAACAGCATTGCTTCAGTCTATTTCATCAGCTATTGCTATCCATTTTCATGTTGCTCAGGATATCACTTTTTGGTACGCAGGAGGTGTTGCTGGCGCTAGATGGTTCAGTGTTCAATTAATGATTCCTGTTGCAATAGTAGGGATAACACTTGCTATTATCATATCTCGGTCTATTACGGTACTCAGTCTTGGTGAAGACGTAGCAAAAGGGCTAGGGCAGCGAACCCGTTATGTAAAAATAATAGGAACAGTGGTCGTTTTATTGTTAACTGGCGCAGCCGTTTCTGTGGCTGGCACAGTAGGTTTTATCGGTCTTGTTATACCACATATTACAAGATTTTTAGTCGGGGTAGATTATAGATGGATTATTCCTTGTGCTGCGGTTTTAGGGGCGGTTTTACTCGTGCTGGCAGATTTAGGTGCTAGAATGGTTAATCCCCCTTATGAAACGCCAGTTGGTGCTATAACTGCTTTAATTGGTGTCCCTTTCTTCCTCTATCTTGCTAGACGAGAAGGGAGGGGATTATAA
- a CDS encoding AraC family transcriptional regulator, with the protein MVKGDIKAFIHFWKEANCRVIDVKRQVVASNNTCNVYPLPENCFMFLPKDKAKVKINGEEYYTLGKQLIHAVKGDSLSIQALDFVEVMMVYYDMILPEFKNYKSLSRLHHFRSVLTVEGSLHIYKVSKELYKIWQSKTDLTQIRAKALFYTIVHSFLLELKNQHEKREEKDPVYRSICYIKAHYKETISLESLADKLNYSPSHLSLLFKDKTGLSPIAYVTKIRIDKAAELLKETDALIYTISSEVGYQDPHYFSRIFKKVKGFTPGAYRDKYKKSEYNPVGVIRKSIEHRTGLLYSGSDYHSHLFIGGTWLMTDLKHSLALKMMLSSTFFLAACTGGEDDSHNVNENTADNEPLVQQHQFGETVIPDNIERVVSIGLEDMVYKLDLPLAHATLHGEDHYLEEQLFADQIDTSIGRGADFDYEVVLDAQPDLIIMSEIPAYDEAVYEDMTKIAPTIFFSRENWREDIVKLGELTDRRAEAELIVDDFEAYLSDAEDTITEAVGDDATVAFIRLQEKTAYVWFPFPEEETDKGYVGLIYDSLGLQPDPYILELMEQHPEEQWGIQLSLEKLLELTADYIFVTAGASGGTQDEYSESWQQLSEIEELQVWQSIPAVQNDHVYQVSAKHWMLAGPYADKMKVNDVINALVD; encoded by the coding sequence ATGGTGAAAGGGGATATCAAGGCATTTATACACTTTTGGAAGGAAGCAAATTGTCGTGTTATAGACGTAAAAAGGCAAGTTGTGGCGTCAAATAACACTTGCAATGTTTATCCGTTACCTGAGAATTGTTTTATGTTTTTGCCAAAAGATAAAGCGAAGGTGAAAATAAATGGTGAAGAATACTATACATTGGGCAAACAGCTAATTCATGCCGTTAAAGGCGATAGTCTATCGATACAAGCATTAGATTTTGTAGAAGTCATGATGGTTTATTACGACATGATATTGCCTGAATTTAAAAATTATAAGAGCCTAAGTCGCTTACATCATTTTCGATCTGTATTAACTGTAGAGGGTTCTCTTCATATTTATAAAGTCTCAAAAGAATTATATAAGATATGGCAGTCGAAAACAGATTTGACTCAAATACGAGCGAAAGCACTATTTTATACCATTGTCCATTCGTTTTTACTTGAATTGAAAAATCAACATGAAAAGAGAGAAGAGAAAGATCCTGTATATCGCTCAATTTGTTACATAAAAGCCCATTATAAGGAGACAATTTCGTTAGAATCGCTAGCTGATAAATTAAATTATAGTCCCTCACATTTATCGTTGCTATTTAAAGATAAAACGGGTCTAAGCCCTATTGCTTACGTCACTAAAATTCGTATTGATAAAGCTGCTGAGTTACTTAAGGAAACAGACGCTTTAATTTACACTATTTCATCAGAGGTGGGGTATCAAGACCCTCATTACTTTTCTAGAATATTCAAAAAAGTGAAAGGCTTTACCCCTGGAGCGTATCGGGATAAATATAAAAAATCAGAATATAATCCTGTTGGCGTCATAAGAAAGTCCATTGAACATCGAACAGGCCTCCTATATAGTGGTAGTGATTATCATTCTCATTTATTTATAGGAGGAACGTGGCTTATGACAGATTTAAAACATTCTTTAGCTTTAAAAATGATGCTTTCGAGCACATTCTTTCTTGCAGCATGCACTGGAGGAGAGGATGACAGCCATAATGTAAATGAAAACACGGCTGATAATGAACCTCTCGTACAGCAACATCAGTTCGGGGAAACAGTGATTCCTGATAATATTGAACGTGTTGTTTCAATTGGCCTAGAAGACATGGTTTATAAACTAGATCTTCCACTTGCTCACGCTACTTTGCATGGAGAAGATCATTACTTAGAAGAGCAATTATTTGCTGATCAGATTGATACGAGTATAGGAAGAGGGGCCGATTTTGATTATGAAGTGGTGCTTGATGCACAACCTGATCTTATTATTATGAGTGAAATCCCAGCTTATGATGAAGCTGTTTATGAAGACATGACGAAAATCGCTCCAACAATTTTCTTTAGTCGTGAAAATTGGCGAGAAGATATTGTGAAGTTAGGTGAACTGACAGACCGTCGGGCAGAAGCAGAACTCATTGTAGATGATTTTGAGGCCTATTTAAGTGACGCTGAAGACACGATAACGGAAGCTGTAGGGGATGACGCTACAGTGGCATTTATTCGCTTGCAAGAAAAAACGGCATACGTTTGGTTCCCTTTTCCTGAAGAAGAAACAGACAAAGGTTATGTAGGGTTAATTTATGATAGCTTAGGTTTGCAACCTGACCCTTATATTTTAGAGTTAATGGAACAGCACCCAGAAGAACAGTGGGGAATACAGTTATCTCTCGAAAAGTTACTTGAATTAACTGCTGATTATATTTTTGTCACTGCCGGTGCTTCTGGTGGTACGCAAGATGAATATAGTGAAAGTTGGCAACAGTTGTCTGAAATAGAAGAATTGCAAGTCTGGCAGTCGATTCCTGCTGTACAAAATGACCATGTCTATCAAGTATCAGCGAAACATTGGATGTTGGCAGGACCTTATGCGGACAAAATGAAAGTTAATGATGTTATTAACGCATTAGTAGATTAA
- a CDS encoding ABC transporter ATP-binding protein — protein sequence MTRLQASNVTFAYNKEPIIENLNMTIPEGEITVLIGSNGCGKSTLLKMLARLLFPSKGGVYLNDNEMLSLPAKAVAKELAVLPQSAVSPEGLTVRQLVKQGRYPYQSWLKQWSKEDEEMVEYALAATGLTDLRDRPLNALSGGQRQRTWIAMTLTQGTKTLLLDEPTTYLDLTHQVDVLDLLFELNEKEQRTIVMVLHDINLACRYAHNIVAVKDKRIYAQGRPEEIITVNTLKEVFQMDCEIIYDPIFGSPLCVPHGRGRAVSNHMSPKTPHI from the coding sequence GTGACAAGACTACAGGCGTCAAATGTAACGTTTGCTTATAATAAAGAACCTATTATTGAAAACTTAAATATGACGATCCCTGAAGGTGAGATTACTGTACTTATTGGAAGTAATGGTTGTGGTAAATCGACATTGTTAAAAATGCTGGCGCGGCTACTTTTTCCTAGTAAGGGAGGGGTTTATTTAAATGATAATGAGATGCTTTCGTTACCAGCAAAAGCAGTGGCTAAAGAATTGGCTGTGTTACCCCAAAGTGCTGTTTCACCAGAGGGATTAACTGTCAGACAGTTAGTAAAACAAGGAAGGTATCCGTATCAAAGTTGGCTGAAGCAATGGTCTAAAGAGGATGAAGAAATGGTTGAGTATGCCCTTGCTGCAACCGGCTTAACGGATTTAAGAGATCGACCGTTAAATGCTTTATCAGGGGGACAGCGGCAGCGTACTTGGATTGCTATGACATTGACTCAAGGTACAAAGACATTATTGTTAGACGAACCGACGACATATTTAGATTTGACCCATCAAGTTGACGTATTAGATCTTTTATTCGAATTAAATGAAAAAGAGCAGAGGACGATTGTCATGGTGTTACACGATATTAATCTAGCCTGTCGTTATGCTCATAACATTGTGGCAGTCAAGGACAAGAGAATCTATGCACAAGGTCGACCAGAAGAGATCATAACAGTTAATACTTTAAAAGAGGTGTTTCAAATGGATTGTGAAATTATTTATGATCCTATTTTTGGGTCGCCCCTTTGTGTGCCCCATGGGAGAGGGAGAGCAGTTAGCAATCATATGTCTCCTAAAACGCCCCACATATAA
- a CDS encoding FecCD family ABC transporter permease yields the protein MRKDITVRAYNDKLSFQINNKTIIILFCLSLIFIGALIIGPSLGHKLLSPIEVLKVVVSGGSGGSEFIVMNSRLPRTLVSLLTGGALGLSGLILQGIIRNPLAAPDVIGVTSGASVGAVIFITFLSGSISISFLPVAAVVGGLIASFAVYLLAWKKGVSPFRLILVGIGISAIMSAGTTFMLVFSSAVSASQAYLWLTGSVYGASWHDVTMLLIVLAVLLPCIVYFSRSLNAQQLGDDVAASLGITIERHRFFLLLFSVILAGVSVAAAGAIGFVGLIAPHIARSLLGREFTSLVVGSLFIGGLIMFLADLAARTLFYPLDIPAGIFTAGVGAPFFIYLLFRNRHQF from the coding sequence GTGAGAAAAGATATAACTGTGCGAGCTTATAATGACAAGTTATCCTTTCAAATAAATAATAAAACGATCATTATCCTTTTCTGTCTCTCGTTGATTTTTATAGGAGCCCTCATTATCGGGCCTTCACTAGGTCATAAACTTCTTAGTCCAATAGAAGTGCTGAAAGTAGTCGTTTCGGGTGGAAGCGGAGGAAGTGAATTCATTGTTATGAATTCAAGATTGCCTCGTACATTAGTGTCACTTCTTACAGGAGGCGCTTTAGGTCTTTCGGGATTAATTTTACAGGGAATTATTCGCAACCCGCTGGCTGCCCCTGACGTCATCGGTGTGACGAGTGGTGCATCTGTCGGCGCTGTCATATTTATTACATTTTTATCAGGAAGTATCAGTATCTCATTCTTGCCAGTAGCAGCTGTTGTAGGTGGACTAATTGCATCATTTGCAGTTTATCTTTTAGCGTGGAAAAAAGGTGTTTCGCCATTTAGGCTTATATTAGTAGGAATTGGCATATCTGCTATCATGAGTGCAGGAACAACATTTATGCTTGTGTTTAGTTCAGCAGTTTCAGCTAGTCAAGCCTATTTGTGGCTGACTGGAAGTGTGTATGGGGCTTCTTGGCATGATGTCACAATGCTTTTAATTGTTTTAGCGGTATTGCTCCCTTGTATTGTCTACTTCTCTAGAAGTTTGAATGCCCAGCAACTTGGGGATGATGTTGCTGCTTCTCTAGGAATTACTATTGAAAGGCATCGGTTTTTTCTTTTACTCTTCAGTGTTATTTTAGCTGGTGTTTCCGTAGCTGCAGCAGGTGCCATAGGATTTGTAGGTCTTATTGCACCTCACATAGCTAGGTCACTATTAGGACGGGAATTTACTAGTTTAGTTGTAGGGTCTCTTTTTATTGGAGGACTGATCATGTTTTTAGCAGATTTAGCAGCGCGAACACTGTTTTACCCCTTAGATATTCCAGCAGGTATTTTTACAGCAGGGGTAGGGGCACCTTTTTTTATTTATCTTTTATTTAGAAATCGTCATCAATTTTAA
- a CDS encoding FecCD family ABC transporter permease encodes MSGFKSHHCKLIFLLSMLVLLLFTFFLTIVVGPTTVTFEQVIASFYYYDDTVTEHIIIRHDRLPRAIIAIVIGAALAIAGSLMQALTRNPLASPSIFGINTGAVFFVVIAIVFFSVHSLVQLMWFAFIGAAISASLVYFLGSLGRDGLTPVKIVLAGAAISALFHSYTQAVLVMNEAGLQDVLFWLAGSVSGRTLDMLLPVLPFMFLAALIALFMGRAINLLITGDEVAKGMGQNVGAVKLIMGVIVVVLAGSSVAVAGSIGFVGLVVPHLTRAVTGNDYRWQIPMAALIGAILLLTADVVARIVIMPQEIPIGVVTAVIGAPFFIYISRRGLTKL; translated from the coding sequence ATGAGTGGCTTTAAATCACATCACTGTAAACTTATTTTTTTGTTATCAATGTTGGTATTGCTTTTGTTTACTTTTTTCTTAACGATTGTTGTTGGCCCAACCACTGTGACGTTTGAGCAAGTGATTGCCTCATTTTATTATTACGATGATACGGTGACAGAACATATTATTATAAGACATGATCGTCTTCCAAGAGCGATAATTGCTATTGTGATCGGTGCAGCTTTAGCGATAGCAGGTAGTCTAATGCAAGCATTAACACGAAATCCATTGGCTTCCCCTAGTATATTCGGAATTAATACAGGGGCTGTTTTTTTTGTTGTGATAGCGATTGTTTTTTTCTCCGTTCATTCACTCGTTCAATTAATGTGGTTTGCATTTATTGGTGCAGCCATATCAGCTTCGCTTGTGTATTTTTTAGGATCGTTAGGACGAGATGGCCTAACACCTGTAAAAATTGTCCTTGCAGGTGCAGCTATAAGTGCTTTGTTTCATTCGTACACACAAGCAGTTCTTGTTATGAATGAGGCTGGACTTCAAGATGTGTTATTTTGGTTAGCTGGCTCTGTCAGTGGTAGAACGCTTGATATGCTTTTGCCAGTACTACCATTTATGTTTTTAGCAGCTCTGATCGCGTTATTTATGGGACGTGCAATAAATTTATTAATAACAGGAGATGAAGTAGCTAAAGGCATGGGCCAAAATGTCGGTGCTGTAAAACTCATCATGGGTGTCATAGTTGTGGTATTAGCTGGAAGTTCAGTAGCGGTTGCTGGCTCGATTGGATTTGTTGGCCTAGTGGTCCCACATCTCACAAGAGCTGTAACAGGAAATGATTATAGATGGCAGATCCCTATGGCAGCTTTAATTGGGGCTATCTTACTTTTAACCGCAGATGTAGTAGCTCGAATTGTTATTATGCCTCAAGAAATTCCTATTGGGGTTGTGACAGCCGTAATAGGTGCACCTTTTTTTATTTATATTTCCCGACGGGGGTTGACTAAGCTGTGA
- a CDS encoding ABC transporter substrate-binding protein — protein MYKIINVKRLLPSLFLFFLLAACGDSEESVSSEEVEGDTEGTRVIQHALGETEITGEVEKIVTLYQGANDVAVALDVKPIGIVESWVEKPVYTYLRDELDGVELVGEETQPNLEAIAELEPDLIIASRTRHEEVYDHLNDIAPTVVGDEVYDWKGTLDLMGKALNKEAEANQLLEDYNARIDHFKGQLGDELPIEVAITNFRADHARIFYMGFAGGILEDAGFTRPEGHDDPELWGIKLASKESIPEADAEVIFNFNSGAETDQIQQTYEEWTGHPLWKELEAVKNDQVIMVDEVTWNSAGGYLSAHMVIDDLYDIFNVEE, from the coding sequence GTGTATAAAATAATTAACGTTAAAAGACTTTTACCAAGTCTATTTTTATTTTTCTTGCTTGCTGCATGCGGCGATTCAGAAGAGAGTGTGAGTAGTGAAGAAGTAGAGGGAGACACCGAAGGAACTCGCGTTATCCAACACGCTTTAGGGGAAACAGAAATTACAGGCGAGGTTGAAAAAATCGTGACATTGTATCAAGGAGCAAATGATGTGGCAGTAGCACTTGATGTGAAACCGATAGGGATCGTTGAGTCGTGGGTAGAAAAACCTGTGTATACATATTTAAGAGATGAACTGGATGGTGTTGAGCTTGTAGGAGAAGAAACACAGCCAAATTTAGAAGCAATAGCAGAGCTTGAACCGGATTTAATCATTGCCTCAAGAACACGTCATGAAGAAGTTTATGATCATCTTAATGATATTGCACCGACTGTGGTTGGCGATGAGGTTTACGATTGGAAAGGGACTCTCGATTTAATGGGAAAGGCTTTAAATAAGGAAGCTGAAGCCAATCAACTTCTAGAGGATTACAATGCAAGAATCGATCATTTTAAAGGACAGTTAGGTGATGAATTACCTATAGAAGTTGCCATAACAAACTTTAGAGCGGACCATGCACGTATTTTTTATATGGGCTTTGCAGGAGGTATTTTAGAGGATGCTGGGTTTACGAGACCAGAAGGGCATGACGACCCAGAGTTATGGGGAATTAAATTAGCGTCTAAAGAAAGCATTCCAGAAGCAGATGCTGAGGTCATATTTAATTTTAATTCAGGAGCTGAAACAGATCAAATTCAACAAACATATGAAGAATGGACGGGCCATCCTTTATGGAAGGAACTAGAAGCTGTCAAAAATGATCAAGTCATTATGGTCGATGAGGTTACTTGGAATAGTGCAGGAGGATATTTATCGGCTCATATGGTGATAGATGATCTGTACGACATATTCAATGTAGAAGAATAA
- a CDS encoding helix-turn-helix domain-containing protein, with amino-acid sequence MTNQPTVLNPKELGLIECIHASHHLLSQDMKSYKLVNYTFLFFKKGDGDLYINEKRHFIKMNRFFLLHPGMTMRIANKGENLIHYYHIEFRKIHVHDSTFNHLQGPIYAAHPSALAHHTENLVHKPKMEGNQQLKKLRLQMLTYELIYFLHTDQHTTSQSNIKIAEEFIQTHYQEDINRDMLASMTGLSPSHFSVRFKKETGRSPMDYLTHIRIEKAKELLTTTNDRLKGIAKSVGYQDEFYFSRIFKKVSGIPPTVYSQTKRPRIVNLVSAFNGHFHALNHIPFTSFK; translated from the coding sequence ATGACAAACCAACCTACTGTATTAAACCCTAAGGAATTAGGTTTAATTGAATGTATTCATGCATCCCATCACCTTCTATCTCAAGATATGAAGTCTTATAAACTTGTCAACTATACTTTTTTATTTTTCAAAAAAGGAGATGGTGACCTTTACATTAATGAAAAAAGACATTTCATTAAAATGAATCGTTTTTTTCTTCTACATCCAGGTATGACTATGCGTATCGCTAATAAAGGAGAAAACCTTATCCATTATTACCACATTGAGTTTCGTAAGATACATGTTCACGACAGCACTTTTAATCATTTGCAAGGACCTATATATGCAGCACACCCGTCAGCTCTTGCTCACCATACAGAAAATCTTGTCCACAAACCAAAAATGGAAGGCAATCAACAGCTCAAAAAACTGCGTCTTCAAATGCTTACATATGAATTAATTTATTTTTTGCATACAGACCAACACACCACTTCTCAAAGTAACATTAAAATTGCAGAAGAGTTTATTCAAACACATTATCAAGAGGACATTAATAGAGATATGCTAGCTTCTATGACCGGCCTTAGCCCTAGTCATTTTTCTGTAAGATTTAAAAAGGAAACAGGACGATCCCCTATGGATTACTTAACTCATATCCGTATTGAAAAAGCAAAAGAACTTCTTACAACAACAAATGACCGCTTAAAAGGAATTGCTAAAAGCGTCGGCTATCAAGACGAATTTTATTTTAGTCGTATTTTCAAAAAAGTCTCTGGCATACCTCCGACTGTCTACAGTCAAACAAAACGACCTCGTATTGTAAACCTTGTATCTGCTTTTAACGGTCACTTTCATGCTTTAAATCATATCCCTTTTACTTCATTCAAATAA